In Pseudomonas putida, a genomic segment contains:
- the dusA gene encoding tRNA dihydrouridine(20/20a) synthase DusA: protein MHPKQAENPANVADPVNRRFSVAPMMDWTDRHCRYFLRLLSKHTLLYTEMVTTGALLHNDAQRFLRHDVSEHPLALQLGGSVPADLAACARLAEQAGYDEVNLNVGCPSDRVQNNMIGACLMAHPALVADCVKAMRDAVSTPITVKHRIGINGRDSYAELCDFVGQVREAGCRSFTVHARIAILEGLSPKENREIPPLRYDVAAQLKTDFPDLEIVLNGGIKTLAECQAHLETFDGVMLGREAYHNPYLLAEVDQQLFASDAAVVTRSEALEQLRPYIVAHLQSGGAMHHITRHILGLGQGFPGARRFRQLLSADIHKAPEPLVVFDQAAELLQGR from the coding sequence ATGCACCCGAAACAAGCAGAAAACCCTGCAAACGTCGCCGATCCGGTTAACCGGAGGTTCTCCGTTGCACCTATGATGGACTGGACAGACCGCCACTGCCGCTACTTCCTGCGCCTGCTGTCCAAACACACCCTGCTCTACACCGAAATGGTCACCACCGGCGCCCTGCTCCACAACGACGCCCAGCGTTTTCTGCGCCACGATGTTTCCGAGCACCCGCTGGCCCTGCAACTGGGCGGCAGCGTGCCGGCGGATCTCGCGGCCTGTGCGCGGCTGGCCGAGCAAGCGGGGTACGACGAGGTCAACCTCAATGTCGGCTGCCCCAGCGACCGCGTGCAGAACAACATGATCGGCGCCTGCCTCATGGCCCACCCGGCGCTGGTGGCCGACTGCGTGAAGGCCATGCGCGACGCGGTCTCCACACCGATCACGGTCAAGCATCGCATCGGCATCAACGGCCGCGACAGCTACGCCGAACTGTGCGACTTCGTGGGCCAAGTCCGCGAGGCCGGCTGCCGCAGCTTTACCGTACATGCGCGAATCGCCATCCTCGAAGGCCTTTCGCCCAAGGAAAATCGCGAAATCCCGCCACTGCGCTATGACGTTGCCGCACAGTTGAAAACGGACTTTCCCGACCTGGAAATCGTCCTCAACGGCGGCATCAAGACCTTGGCCGAATGCCAGGCACATCTTGAAACCTTCGATGGGGTGATGTTGGGCCGCGAGGCGTACCATAATCCCTATCTGCTGGCCGAAGTGGACCAGCAGCTGTTCGCCAGCGACGCCGCCGTGGTCACCCGCAGCGAAGCGCTGGAACAGCTGCGACCGTACATCGTCGCCCACCTGCAAAGCGGTGGCGCCATGCACCACATCACTCGCCATATCCTCGGGCTGGGCCAAGGCTTCCCGGGGGCGCGGCGGTTCCGCCAGTTGCTGTCGGCGGACATCCACAAGGCGCCGGAGCCGCTGGTGGTGTTCGATCAGGCAGCCGAGTTGCTACAGGGGCGCTGA
- a CDS encoding MFS transporter, which translates to MRKDYLAFFTSLFLSRLADQILLFIVPLVVFQTTNSASWSGLAFFAESLPRFLAFPVCGALCDRYSPMKILHISQLYRALLCVLATGLYLLFGGLAWLVVLSALCGVLTTQGIMAREVVMPHIFQHYSYTKTLSYSQIADQTGLVLGPVVAALLLDVSQWHWVVLATGGLFLLADLCMWLWHRLSDISWTMFEQKPGIWVQPVRIALRHIREQPELQKVISLAVGVNLIVGVTLATSAAMVLGQFSADKDDYAVLQAAGAGVTIAILFLLARMVLPLRVLGGVAYSMLLIGAFISAVSPNLAGYAVGFLLIVGFDKMFNVYMRTIRQRVIPTADFGKTVGVITLLNNLSQPAAGLLVALLATSMGTPWVIAILAVLAALIGGMVIRIGAKVGRRMPGEL; encoded by the coding sequence ATGCGCAAAGACTACCTCGCCTTCTTTACCTCGCTTTTCCTGTCCCGATTAGCCGACCAGATCCTGTTATTCATCGTGCCACTGGTAGTGTTTCAAACCACCAATAGCGCCTCTTGGTCCGGCTTGGCTTTTTTCGCCGAATCACTACCGCGCTTTCTCGCCTTCCCGGTATGCGGAGCCCTCTGCGACCGGTACTCGCCGATGAAAATCTTGCATATCAGCCAGCTATACCGAGCACTGCTCTGTGTACTGGCCACCGGGCTGTACCTGCTTTTCGGCGGTCTCGCCTGGCTGGTGGTGCTCTCGGCATTGTGCGGTGTACTCACTACACAAGGCATCATGGCCCGCGAAGTGGTGATGCCGCATATCTTCCAGCACTACAGCTACACCAAGACCTTGTCCTACTCGCAGATCGCCGACCAGACCGGCTTGGTACTCGGGCCAGTGGTGGCGGCGCTGTTGCTGGACGTTTCGCAATGGCATTGGGTGGTGCTGGCGACGGGAGGGTTGTTCTTGCTGGCCGACCTTTGCATGTGGCTGTGGCACCGTTTGAGCGATATCAGCTGGACGATGTTCGAGCAAAAGCCCGGTATCTGGGTGCAGCCAGTTCGCATCGCGCTTCGGCATATTCGTGAGCAGCCTGAGTTGCAAAAGGTCATCTCGTTGGCGGTGGGCGTGAACCTGATCGTCGGGGTCACCCTGGCTACGTCGGCAGCGATGGTGCTAGGGCAATTCAGCGCCGATAAGGACGACTACGCAGTTCTGCAAGCGGCGGGAGCCGGCGTGACCATCGCCATTCTGTTCCTCCTGGCACGGATGGTACTGCCCCTGCGCGTGCTCGGTGGCGTTGCTTACTCGATGCTCTTGATCGGCGCGTTCATTAGCGCCGTGAGCCCCAATCTTGCCGGCTATGCCGTGGGTTTTCTGCTGATTGTGGGTTTCGACAAGATGTTCAATGTGTACATGCGCACGATCCGGCAACGGGTGATCCCAACAGCCGATTTTGGGAAGACGGTGGGCGTGATTACCTTGCTCAACAACCTGTCGCAACCTGCTGCGGGGCTGCTGGTTGCTTTGCTTGCGACGTCGATGGGGACGCCCTGGGTGATTGCGATTCTGGCGGTACTGGCTGCGTTGATCGGGGGGATGGTTATCAGGATCGGGGCCAAGGTTGGTAGGCGCATGCCTGGAGAGCTTTAG
- the tal gene encoding transaldolase, which produces MTSKLEQLKQFTTVVADTGDLDAITRLKPVDATTNPSLLLKAAAIPGYADLLKQVKSDAKGNVDLACDKFAVAVGAGILKVIPGRISTEVDARLSFDEPALLSKARQLIEQYEKAGIGRDRVLIKLASTWEGIRAAEKLEKEGIQTNLTLLFSFAQAQACADAGVFLISPFVGRIYDWYKKSTGQEYVGADDPGVQSVTRIYDYYKTNGYDTVVMGASFRNIGQIEQLAGCDRLTISPELLQQLSDDQGELPRVLKPGNAGEAKQILNESQFRWAMNEDAMATDKLAEGIRQFARDQEKLEKLMADKA; this is translated from the coding sequence ATGACCTCCAAGCTGGAACAACTCAAGCAGTTCACCACCGTGGTCGCCGACACCGGGGACCTGGACGCCATTACCCGCCTCAAGCCGGTCGATGCCACCACCAACCCGTCCCTGTTGCTCAAGGCAGCCGCCATTCCTGGCTACGCCGACCTGCTCAAGCAGGTGAAAAGCGATGCCAAGGGCAACGTCGACCTGGCCTGTGACAAATTTGCCGTGGCCGTGGGCGCGGGCATTCTCAAGGTCATCCCGGGGCGCATTTCCACCGAGGTGGATGCGCGCCTGTCCTTCGACGAACCCGCCCTGTTGAGCAAGGCCCGCCAACTGATCGAGCAATACGAAAAAGCCGGTATCGGCCGCGACCGCGTGCTGATCAAGCTGGCCTCGACCTGGGAAGGCATCCGCGCCGCCGAGAAGCTGGAAAAAGAAGGCATCCAGACCAACCTCACCCTGCTGTTCTCCTTCGCCCAGGCCCAGGCCTGCGCCGATGCTGGGGTGTTCCTGATTTCGCCGTTCGTGGGCCGTATCTACGACTGGTACAAGAAAAGCACCGGCCAGGAGTACGTGGGCGCCGACGACCCGGGCGTGCAGTCGGTTACGCGCATCTACGACTACTACAAGACCAATGGCTACGACACCGTGGTCATGGGCGCCAGCTTCCGCAACATCGGCCAGATCGAACAGTTGGCCGGCTGCGACCGCCTGACCATCAGCCCTGAGCTGCTGCAACAACTGAGCGACGATCAGGGCGAGCTGCCGCGAGTGCTCAAGCCAGGCAATGCCGGTGAAGCCAAGCAGATCCTCAACGAAAGCCAGTTCCGTTGGGCGATGAACGAGGATGCCATGGCCACCGACAAGCTGGCCGAAGGTATTCGCCAGTTCGCGCGGGACCAAGAGAAGCTGGAAAAGCTGATGGCTGACAAAGCCTGA
- a CDS encoding alkaline phosphatase D family protein, translating to MTFSTPLPLVLAGPVLRRLEPQRLAIWLVATQPEPPTLSIDLPQTTPEVHCQTLPIGEHAFVHLLDVHFGRPLPRDVAIDYDVHFAGQGIADWAPHLLYPGQQRPSFVLRGRLDQLLHGSCRKPHHPARDGLLCADRLLQACERPEQRPALLMMSGDQVYADDVAGPMLRAIHALIARLGLFEEHLQGARVANSAELYSHPACYYHRADLLPAQDRNEGLRERFFGGKRKPIFSSSNADNHLVTFAEVMAMYLLVWSPTPWRLVSLDMPAGLSREQQARYRQELPLIEGFSADLGPVARVMAHLPCLMIFDDHDITDDWNLSAQWEETAYGHAFSRRIIGNALLGYLLCQAWGNDPDSCQPLVEHYRVLAATPLEREGQDALIDALLGFQGWQFSLPTAPPLLVLDTRTRRWRSESDLAKPSGLLDWEALTELQQALLDHPSAVIVSPAPIFGVKLIETVQRVFSWLGYPLLVDAENWMAHRGAAQVILNIFRHSRTPGHYVILSGDVHYSFVYEVLIRHRQRSPHLWQVTSSGIKNEFPRRLLDVLDRLNRWLYSPRSPLNWFTKRRQMEVVPRTPSHSQAGERLWNGAGLGQVFFDEQGRPARVYQLNADGREATAFVKPE from the coding sequence ATGACCTTCTCCACACCTTTGCCCCTCGTTCTCGCCGGCCCAGTGCTACGCCGCCTGGAGCCGCAGCGCCTGGCCATCTGGCTGGTCGCCACGCAGCCCGAGCCGCCCACGCTCAGCATTGACCTTCCTCAGACCACGCCCGAGGTGCATTGCCAGACGTTGCCGATTGGCGAGCATGCCTTCGTCCACCTGCTCGACGTGCATTTCGGCCGGCCCCTGCCCCGCGATGTCGCCATCGACTACGACGTGCACTTCGCGGGCCAGGGCATCGCCGACTGGGCGCCACACTTGCTCTATCCTGGCCAGCAACGCCCCAGTTTCGTGCTGCGGGGGCGCCTCGACCAGTTGCTCCACGGCTCATGCCGCAAACCGCATCACCCTGCGCGAGACGGCCTGCTCTGCGCCGACCGCTTGCTGCAGGCCTGTGAACGGCCAGAACAGCGCCCGGCACTGCTGATGATGAGCGGCGACCAGGTCTACGCCGATGACGTCGCGGGGCCGATGCTGCGGGCCATCCATGCGCTGATCGCCCGCCTGGGGCTGTTCGAGGAGCACCTGCAAGGCGCGCGGGTAGCCAACAGCGCCGAGTTGTACAGCCACCCCGCCTGTTACTACCACCGTGCCGACCTGCTGCCCGCCCAGGACCGCAACGAAGGCCTGCGCGAGCGCTTCTTCGGCGGCAAGCGCAAGCCGATCTTCTCGTCCAGCAACGCCGACAATCACCTGGTGACCTTCGCCGAGGTCATGGCCATGTACCTGCTGGTCTGGTCGCCCACACCCTGGCGCCTGGTGAGCCTGGACATGCCGGCGGGCCTGAGCCGCGAGCAACAGGCGCGATATCGCCAGGAACTACCGCTGATAGAGGGCTTCTCCGCCGATCTTGGCCCGGTCGCCCGGGTGATGGCCCATCTGCCATGCCTGATGATCTTCGACGACCATGACATCACCGACGACTGGAACCTCTCGGCGCAGTGGGAAGAAACCGCCTACGGCCACGCGTTCTCACGGCGGATCATCGGCAACGCCTTGCTGGGCTACTTGCTGTGCCAGGCGTGGGGCAACGACCCGGACAGCTGCCAGCCACTGGTAGAGCACTACCGTGTACTGGCGGCCACCCCTCTGGAGCGCGAGGGGCAGGATGCACTGATCGATGCCCTGCTGGGCTTCCAGGGTTGGCAGTTCTCATTACCGACCGCCCCGCCCCTGCTGGTGCTCGACACCCGCACCCGTCGCTGGCGCAGTGAAAGCGACCTGGCCAAGCCCTCTGGGCTGCTGGACTGGGAGGCGCTGACCGAACTGCAACAGGCGCTGCTCGACCACCCTTCGGCGGTGATCGTATCGCCGGCACCGATCTTCGGGGTCAAGCTGATCGAAACCGTGCAGCGGGTGTTCAGTTGGCTCGGCTACCCGCTGCTGGTGGATGCGGAAAACTGGATGGCCCACCGCGGGGCGGCGCAGGTCATTCTCAATATCTTCCGCCATTCACGCACGCCGGGGCATTACGTGATCTTGTCCGGGGATGTGCATTACTCGTTCGTCTACGAGGTGCTGATCCGCCATCGACAGCGCAGCCCGCACCTGTGGCAGGTGACCAGCAGCGGGATCAAGAACGAGTTTCCACGGCGTCTGCTGGATGTGCTGGACCGCTTGAACCGCTGGCTGTACTCGCCGCGCTCGCCGTTGAACTGGTTTACCAAGCGTCGACAGATGGAAGTGGTGCCGAGGACGCCCAGCCATAGCCAGGCCGGAGAGCGGCTGTGGAACGGTGCGGGGTTGGGACAGGTATTTTTCGATGAGCAGGGGCGGCCGGCGCGGGTGTATCAGTTGAATGCGGATGGGCGGGAAGCGACGGCGTTCGTGAAGCCGGAGTGA
- a CDS encoding DUF3077 domain-containing protein, translated as MTKESEKTTVGKTKFYQGENQTQPLFCIEPGIPCQFAREQASELFGYVQELTVTGLMEDKPHLIWASHYLGALAKALMDDAELGMMG; from the coding sequence ATGACCAAGGAAAGCGAGAAAACCACCGTCGGCAAAACCAAGTTCTACCAAGGGGAAAACCAGACACAGCCGCTGTTCTGCATCGAGCCAGGCATTCCGTGCCAATTCGCTCGGGAGCAGGCTTCGGAGTTGTTTGGCTATGTCCAGGAATTGACGGTTACCGGGCTGATGGAAGACAAGCCGCATTTGATCTGGGCTTCGCATTATCTGGGGGCCTTGGCCAAGGCGCTGATGGATGATGCGGAGTTGGGGATGATGGGTTGA
- a CDS encoding DUF3077 domain-containing protein yields the protein MTKESEKSTVGKIKFYQGENQTQPLLCIEPGIPCQFAREQASELFGYTQELTVTGLMEDKPHLIWASHYLGALAKALMDDAELGMMG from the coding sequence ATGACCAAGGAAAGCGAGAAATCCACCGTCGGCAAAATCAAGTTCTACCAAGGGGAAAACCAGACCCAGCCGTTGCTCTGCATCGAGCCAGGCATTCCGTGCCAGTTCGCTCGGGAGCAGGCTTCGGAGTTGTTTGGCTATACCCAGGAATTGACGGTTACCGGGCTGATGGAAGACAAGCCGCATTTGATCTGGGCTTCGCATTATCTTGGGGCCTTGGCCAAGGCGCTGATGGATGATGCTGAGTTGGGGATGATGGGTTGA
- the queF gene encoding NADPH-dependent 7-cyano-7-deazaguanine reductase QueF (Catalyzes the NADPH-dependent reduction of 7-cyano-7-deazaguanine (preQ0) to 7-aminomethyl-7-deazaguanine (preQ1) in queuosine biosynthesis) yields the protein MHPAAEHSPLGKSSEYIATYTPALLFPIPRTAKWAELGVTAQTLPWQGVDYWNCFELSWLLPSGKPVVAIGEFAIPADSPNIIESKSFKLYLNSLNQTVFASIGELQACLEKDLSAAAGKSVGVHVRTLAEVEAQGVVALPGQCIDALDVAVSNYEQPQPELLRCSPERVVEETLHSHLLKSNCPVTGQPDWGSVVVEYKGRALDPASLLTYLISFRQHADFHEQCVERIYLDLKNLLQPEYLTVYARYVRRGGLDINPYRSTGAISPANLRLVRQ from the coding sequence ATGCATCCCGCTGCCGAACACTCCCCGCTGGGCAAGTCCAGCGAATACATCGCCACCTACACGCCTGCGCTGCTGTTCCCGATTCCGCGCACGGCCAAGTGGGCCGAGCTGGGCGTTACCGCCCAGACCCTGCCGTGGCAGGGCGTCGACTACTGGAACTGCTTCGAGCTGTCGTGGCTGCTGCCGTCGGGCAAACCGGTGGTGGCCATCGGTGAGTTCGCCATCCCGGCCGATTCGCCGAACATCATCGAGTCGAAGTCGTTCAAGCTGTACCTCAACTCCCTGAACCAGACCGTGTTCGCGTCCATCGGCGAATTGCAGGCGTGCCTGGAGAAGGACCTGTCGGCTGCCGCTGGCAAGTCGGTCGGTGTACATGTGCGTACCCTGGCAGAGGTCGAGGCGCAGGGCGTGGTGGCGTTGCCGGGGCAGTGCATCGATGCGCTTGACGTGGCCGTCAGCAACTACGAGCAGCCACAGCCCGAGTTGCTGCGCTGCAGCCCCGAGCGCGTGGTGGAAGAGACCCTGCACAGCCACTTGCTGAAATCCAACTGCCCGGTCACCGGCCAACCGGACTGGGGCAGCGTGGTGGTGGAGTACAAAGGCAGGGCGCTGGACCCTGCCAGCCTGCTGACCTACCTGATCAGCTTCCGTCAGCATGCCGACTTCCACGAGCAGTGCGTGGAGCGGATCTACCTGGACTTGAAGAACCTGCTGCAGCCGGAGTACCTGACGGTGTATGCGCGTTATGTGCGCCGCGGCGGGCTGGATATCAATCCGTACCGCAGCACCGGGGCGATCAGTCCGGCTAATCTGCGCCTGGTTCGACAGTAA
- a CDS encoding CopG family transcriptional regulator, with amino-acid sequence MTGISLNLPEDLSNSLADLAKSNGQSAIYLALDVLRDYIEHEKTLTVRT; translated from the coding sequence ATGACCGGTATATCGCTAAACCTTCCAGAAGACCTGTCCAACTCTCTTGCCGACCTCGCCAAAAGCAATGGCCAGAGTGCGATCTACCTGGCTTTGGATGTGCTTCGTGATTACATTGAACACGAAAAGACACTGACCGTGAGAACGTAA
- the rssC gene encoding anti-sigma factor antagonist RssC: MSTGRIQFAEQSGTFVLKFVGEVRLTLCSALDATIEKIFTALNFSAIVIDLTETESIDSTTLGLLAKLSILSRQKVGLLPTVVTTNPDISRLLQSMGFDQVFNIVDRPVPCPECLTDLPSQDQNEDVVRSKVLEAHKILMGLNDSNREAFHDLVSALERT, from the coding sequence ATGAGTACCGGTAGAATCCAGTTCGCCGAGCAGAGCGGTACCTTCGTACTGAAATTCGTCGGTGAAGTGCGCCTGACCTTGTGTTCGGCGCTGGATGCCACGATCGAGAAGATCTTCACTGCGTTGAATTTCTCGGCGATCGTCATCGACCTGACCGAAACCGAAAGCATCGACAGCACGACGCTGGGCCTGCTGGCCAAGCTGTCTATCCTGTCACGGCAGAAGGTCGGCCTGCTGCCCACCGTGGTCACCACCAACCCGGACATCTCGCGCCTGCTGCAATCGATGGGCTTCGACCAGGTGTTCAACATCGTCGACCGCCCGGTGCCGTGCCCGGAATGCCTGACCGATCTGCCGTCGCAAGACCAGAACGAGGATGTGGTGCGGTCCAAGGTGCTGGAGGCGCACAAGATCCTCATGGGCTTGAACGACTCCAACCGGGAAGCGTTCCATGACCTGGTCAGTGCGCTCGAGCGTACCTGA
- a CDS encoding DUF4404 family protein — protein MPARELQERLNSLREQLDRNVPLSDEELAALHEEARQIEAQLKLEEATPDNNLVDGVNMAIERFEADHPDLTATLRSIANSLHSMGI, from the coding sequence ATGCCTGCCCGCGAACTGCAAGAGCGTTTGAATAGCCTGCGCGAGCAACTGGATCGAAACGTGCCGCTTTCGGATGAAGAACTGGCCGCCCTGCATGAGGAGGCCAGGCAAATCGAGGCGCAGCTCAAGCTCGAGGAAGCCACGCCGGACAACAACCTGGTGGACGGGGTAAACATGGCCATCGAGCGCTTCGAGGCCGACCATCCCGACCTGACCGCCACCCTGCGCAGCATTGCCAATTCGCTGCACAGCATGGGCATCTGA
- a CDS encoding phosphonoacetaldehyde phosphonohydrolase-related protein: protein MHDAPAFTAVLFGLRGCLVQAANGSPLPAPGALETLSGLRQRQVPCIWLDELASAQSQRLASVLPQWLPGHSVNGVRWPAPNACWQALMRLDSQRLDGCVLVSGEPRLLQSGLNAGLWTVGLAACSPSCDHASSAWQAMTPQDQELARGKATLALFRLGVHSVIDHLEALDTCLADIAQRRRKGEKP from the coding sequence ATGCACGACGCGCCCGCCTTCACCGCTGTGCTGTTCGGCCTGCGTGGTTGCCTGGTCCAGGCCGCCAACGGCAGCCCCCTGCCCGCCCCAGGCGCCTTGGAGACGCTGAGCGGGCTGCGCCAGCGGCAGGTGCCATGCATCTGGCTGGACGAGCTGGCGAGTGCGCAAAGCCAGCGCCTGGCCAGCGTGCTGCCGCAATGGTTGCCGGGGCATAGCGTCAACGGTGTGCGCTGGCCGGCGCCGAACGCCTGCTGGCAAGCCTTGATGCGCCTGGACAGCCAGCGCCTGGACGGGTGCGTGCTGGTCAGCGGCGAACCCCGGCTGTTGCAGTCGGGCCTCAATGCCGGGCTGTGGACGGTCGGCCTTGCGGCCTGCAGCCCATCCTGCGACCACGCTTCCAGCGCCTGGCAAGCCATGACCCCGCAAGACCAGGAGCTGGCACGCGGCAAGGCGACCCTGGCGCTATTTCGCCTCGGGGTGCACTCGGTGATCGACCACCTCGAGGCGCTGGACACTTGCCTGGCGGACATCGCCCAGCGCCGGCGCAAGGGCGAAAAACCCTGA
- the rssB gene encoding two-component system response regulator RssB: protein MQKISATLLIIDDDDVVRASLAAYLEDSGFSVLQAGNGQQGLQVFEEHQPDLVICDLRMPQMGGLELIRQISERAPQLPVIVVSGAGVMSDAVEALRLGAADYLIKPLEDLAVLEHSVRRALDRSRLVLENQRYRDKLEAANRELEASLHLLQEDQTAGRQVQMNMLPESPWTVGGFDFEHQIIPSLYLSGDFTDYFRVDERRIAFYLADVSGHGASSAFVTVLLKFMTTRLLFEFKRSGKMREFKPSQVLNHINRGLINCKLGKHVTMVGGVIDEETGLLTYAVGGHLPLPVLYTPGQARYLEGRGLPVGLFDEAVYQDQVIELPEQFSLSLASDGILDLLPGDTLKDKEAALPDIVKAAGGSLDGLRQRFGLATLGEMPDDIALLVLSRNLQ from the coding sequence ATGCAGAAAATCAGTGCAACGCTGCTGATCATCGATGATGACGACGTGGTCCGTGCAAGCCTCGCCGCCTATCTGGAAGACAGTGGCTTCAGCGTCCTCCAGGCCGGTAACGGCCAGCAGGGGCTCCAGGTCTTCGAAGAACACCAGCCCGACCTCGTGATCTGCGATCTGCGCATGCCGCAGATGGGCGGCCTCGAACTGATCCGCCAGATCAGCGAGCGCGCGCCGCAGTTACCGGTGATCGTGGTCTCCGGTGCCGGTGTGATGAGCGACGCGGTGGAAGCCTTGCGCCTCGGTGCTGCCGACTACCTGATCAAGCCGCTGGAAGACCTGGCCGTGCTCGAGCACTCGGTACGTCGGGCCCTCGACCGCTCGCGCCTGGTGCTGGAAAACCAGCGCTACCGCGACAAGCTCGAGGCCGCCAACCGCGAGCTGGAAGCCAGCCTGCACCTGTTGCAGGAGGACCAGACCGCGGGGCGCCAGGTGCAGATGAACATGCTGCCGGAGAGCCCCTGGACCGTAGGCGGGTTTGACTTCGAGCACCAGATCATCCCGTCGCTGTACCTGTCGGGCGACTTTACCGACTACTTCCGTGTGGATGAGCGGCGCATCGCCTTCTACCTCGCGGACGTGTCCGGGCATGGTGCATCGTCGGCGTTCGTCACCGTGCTGCTGAAGTTCATGACCACCCGGCTGTTGTTCGAATTCAAGCGCAGCGGCAAGATGCGCGAATTCAAGCCCTCGCAAGTGCTCAACCACATCAACCGTGGGCTGATCAACTGCAAGCTGGGCAAGCATGTGACCATGGTTGGCGGCGTCATCGACGAAGAAACCGGCCTGCTGACCTACGCCGTGGGCGGCCATTTGCCGCTGCCGGTGCTGTATACCCCTGGCCAGGCCCGTTACCTCGAGGGCCGTGGCCTGCCGGTGGGGTTGTTCGACGAGGCCGTGTACCAAGACCAGGTCATCGAATTGCCCGAGCAGTTCAGCCTGAGCCTGGCGTCCGATGGCATCCTGGACCTTTTGCCAGGGGATACGCTCAAAGATAAAGAGGCCGCCTTGCCGGACATCGTCAAGGCTGCGGGTGGTAGCCTGGATGGGCTGCGACAACGTTTTGGATTGGCTACGCTTGGGGAGATGCCGGATGATATCGCCCTATTGGTGTTGAGCAGGAACCTTCAATGA
- a CDS encoding VacJ family lipoprotein: MRRIGAGVIERVTQACVCASLLLAPVAATQAATEEDPWEVVNRPIFKFNDTLDTYALKPLAKGYQAVTPQFLEDGIHNIFRNLGDVTNLANDVLQLKPHAAGVDTARLIVNTTFGLGGFFDVGTKMGLQRNDEDFGQTLGYWGLPSGPYVVIPLLGPSTVRDGLAKYTDTYTKPYRYIDHVPTRNSIFALDVIDTRASLLPAEKLIQGDKYIFIRNAYLQNREFKVKDGEVEDDF; encoded by the coding sequence ATGCGTAGGATCGGTGCCGGTGTGATCGAGCGAGTCACCCAGGCCTGTGTTTGTGCCAGCCTGCTGCTGGCACCTGTGGCAGCCACCCAGGCGGCCACCGAGGAGGATCCTTGGGAGGTGGTCAACCGACCGATCTTCAAGTTCAACGATACCCTCGACACCTATGCCTTGAAGCCTCTGGCCAAGGGTTACCAGGCGGTGACCCCGCAGTTCCTGGAGGATGGTATCCATAACATCTTCCGCAACCTGGGCGATGTCACCAACCTCGCCAACGACGTGCTGCAGCTCAAGCCCCATGCAGCGGGCGTGGACACCGCGCGGCTGATCGTCAACACCACCTTCGGCCTGGGCGGCTTCTTCGACGTGGGCACCAAGATGGGCCTGCAGCGCAACGACGAAGACTTCGGCCAGACCCTCGGCTACTGGGGGCTGCCAAGCGGTCCGTACGTGGTGATTCCGCTGCTGGGCCCGAGCACCGTGCGTGACGGCTTGGCCAAGTACACGGATACCTACACCAAGCCCTACCGCTATATCGACCATGTGCCGACGCGCAACTCGATCTTCGCGCTCGACGTGATCGACACCCGCGCCAGCCTGCTGCCGGCGGAGAAGCTGATCCAGGGCGACAAGTACATCTTCATCCGCAACGCCTACCTGCAAAACCGCGAGTTCAAGGTCAAGGACGGCGAAGTCGAAGACGACTTCTGA
- a CDS encoding PilZ domain-containing protein, with product MPQTPSNHSEKRDFIRMRIDTQISLLHAGQVIAAVCLDLSSGGMQVHAPQRFQVGDHLEARIDSDHPALKGLHTSTEVVWIADQPGGQQKFGLRILAMH from the coding sequence ATGCCCCAGACGCCCTCCAACCACAGCGAGAAACGCGATTTCATCCGCATGCGCATCGATACCCAGATCAGCCTGCTGCATGCCGGCCAGGTGATTGCCGCGGTGTGCCTGGACCTCTCCAGCGGCGGCATGCAGGTGCATGCGCCGCAGCGCTTCCAGGTGGGCGATCACCTGGAAGCGCGCATCGACTCCGACCACCCGGCCCTCAAAGGGCTGCATACCAGCACCGAGGTGGTGTGGATCGCCGACCAGCCGGGCGGGCAGCAGAAATTCGGCCTGCGTATCCTGGCGATGCATTGA